GGCGTATAATTCGCGCCTTCTGTCTCAGGGGCCAGCCAAACCGGTGAGTCCCGCCCTGCAATCAAGGATGTAGACCTCATGCGCACCGCCAGCGTCAACCGCGACACTCTGGAAACCAAGATCCAGGTCAGCCTTAACCTCGACGGCAAAGGCACCGGCAAATTCAACACCGGCGTCCCCTTCCTCGAGCACATGATGGACCAGATCGCCCGCCACGGCATGATCGACCTGGATATCACCTGCGATGGCGACGTGCATATCGACGACCACCACACCGTGGAAGACATCGGTATCACCCTTGGCAAGGCCATCAACCAGGCCATCGGTGACAAAAAGGGTATGACTCGCTACGGCCACGCCTACGTGCCCCTGGACGAGGCGCTGTCCCGCGTGGTCATCGACTTCTCCGGGCGCCCCGGGCTCACCATGAACGTGCCCTTTACCCAGAAACGCATCGGCAACTTCGACACCGAGCTGTTCTATGAATTCTTCCAGGGCTTCGTCAATCACGCCCTGGTGACCCTGCACATCGACTGCATCCGCGGCTTCAACGCCCACCACCAGATCGAGACCGTGTTCAAGGCCTTCGGCCGCGCCCTGCGCATGGCCCTGACCCCGGACCCGCGGATGGAAGGCGCCATGCCCTCCACCAAAGGCGTGCTGTAAGGCGGGAGCGAAGATGCAAAAGATCGTCGTCCTCGACTACGGCATGGGCAACCTCCACTCCGTCGCCAGCGCCCTGCAAAAAGTCGCTCCCGCTGATGAAGTGGTGCTCGCCACCACGCCTGAACAAGCCGAAGGCGCTGACCGCCTGATCGTCCCCGGCGTCGGCGCCATCCGCGACTGTATGGAAGGCTTCATCCGCCCGGGCTTCGTGCCCCTGCTGAACCGGTGTGTCGAGTCCGGCATGCCGATTCTTGGCATCTGCGTGGGCATGCAGATCATGATGGCGAGCAGTGAAGAAAATGGCGGCGTCGACTGCCTGGGTATCTTCCCGCAGCCGGCAAAGTTTTTCGGCAAGGACCTGTACGAAAATGGCCAGCATTTAAAAGTCCCGCATATGGGCTGGAACCGGGTGCAGCAAGCCATCGACCACCCCATGTGGCGCAACATCGAAAACGGCAGCCGTTTCTATTTTGTGCACAGCTACTATGTGCCCGCGGAAGACAATGAAGCTGTTGCTGGCGTCACCGACTACGGTGTGCAGTTCGCCGCGGCAGTGACCCGCAACAATATCTTCGCCACCCAGTTCCACCCGGAAAAGAGTGCGGATGCGGGTATGCAGCTGTTGAAAAATTTTGTCGATTGGAACGGTGCTGCTTAAGAGCGCCGGCCGGCGAAGTAAATAACTAGATGCGAAGGCAGGGTGCCGGGTAAGTCTTTTCAAAAGCGTCGGCAACAGGGATGTTGCCGACGCAGCGTACAGGGATGTATTCACAGCGGTTTTGAAAAGACTTACCCGGTGCCCTGCCGCCACCGGGCCTGAAACTAACCTGGGCCCCGAAACAGGAAGTTAACCAAAATGATCGTTATCCCAGCCATTGATCTGAAAGACGGCGAGTGCGTGCGCCTGCGCCAGGGTGAAATGGAAGACGCTACCGTCTTCTCCGACGACCCCGTCGCCACCGCCGAACACTGGCTCAGCCAGGGCGCCAAGCGCCTGCATATCGTCGACCTGAACGGCGCCTTTGCCGGCAACCCGGTCAACGGCGACGCCGTCAACGCCATCGCCCGCCAGTTCCCGCAGTTTCCGATCCAGATCGGCGGCGGCATCCGCGACCTGAAAACTATCGAGTGGTACCTCGAAGCCGGCGTGCAGTGGACCATCATCGGCACCGCCGCGGTGAAAAACCCGAAACTGGTCAAGGAAGCCTGCCGGGAGTTCGAAGGCCATATCATCGTCGGCCTCGATGCTAAAGACGGACTCGTCGCCACCGAAGGCTGGGCCGAAGTCTCCGATGTGCAGGCCACCGAGCTCGCCAAGGAATTCCAGGACTGTGGTGTCAGCGCGATCGTTTACACCGACATCGCCCGCGACGGCATGATGCAGGGCGTCAACCTCGAATCCACCATGGACCTCGCCCGCGCGGTGCAGATCCCCATCATCGCCTCCGGCGGCGTCAGCTGTATCGAGGATATCGAAAAGCTGCTCGCCGCTGGCGATGACAAAACCGAAATCTTCGGTGCCATCACCGGGCGCGCCATTTACGAAGACAAGCTCGACCTGCAAAAAGCACAACAGCTGTGCGACAGCTGGAACAAGTAACTGAAATAAGGAACCGGGACAACAGCATGGGCCTCGCCAAACGCATAATCCCCTGTCTCGACGTCGACGCCGGCCGCGTGGTCAAAGGCGTGAACTTTGTCGACATCCGCGATGCCGGAGACCCGGTGGAGGTCGCCCGGCGCTACAACGAAGCCGGTGCCGATGAAGTCACCTTCCTGGATATCACCGCCACCCACGAGGGCCGCGATACCACACTGCACACCGTGGAAAAAATGGCCTCCGAGGTGTTTATCCCCCTGACCGTGGGCGGCGGGGTGCGCGAATTACAGGATATCCGCAACCTGCTGAACGCCGGCGCGGACAAGACCGCGATCAATTCCGCTGCGGTGTTCAACCCGGACTTTGTGCGCGAGGCCGCCGACCGTTTCGGCAGCCAGTGCATCGTCGTTGCCATCGATGCGAAGCAGGTGGGTAATGACAAAGAGCCGAAGTGGGAAATCTTCACCCACGGCGGACGCAAGCCTACCGGCATCGACGCGGTGGAGTGGGCGAAGAAAATGGACAGTTACGGTGCTGGGGAAATCCTGCTGACCAGCATGGATCGCGATGGCACCAAAAACGGTTTTGACCTGGCCCTGACCCGCGCGATCTCCGACGCGGTGTCGGTACCCGTCATCGCCTCCGGCGGTGTGGGTAACCTGCAACACCTGGCCGACGGTGTGCTCAAGGGTGGTGCCGATGCCGTGCTTGCGGCGAGTATTTTCCATTTCGGTGAATACACCGTGGCCGAAGCCAAGGCGTTTATGCAGAACGCGGGTATTGAAATGCGACTTTAACTCGCGAGTGCGTACGGCCCGCTTATAGTTTTTGCGTGCCGCGCCAACGGCGTGCGCGCAGGCTGCCAAACGGACGCACGTTGCCGGTGTATTTGTTGAGGGGGTTGAGGAATTTGTCTACCGCCTTTTCGGCTTCTTCGCGACAGGCGTAGGGGCCGAAGGTCTTGCCGCCGCGGACGGTGAAGTACCAGTCGTCGTCCAGTTTGAAAAAACGGTCTGCTCGGGGAGGGATAGACTCTCCTTTTTCGCCACGACGATACTGCTGCATGACAACCTCGTTAATACCTCTGTAACGACTTCTTACTACCATCCCGCCAATGCCAGCGGTAACAGCACACCCAGTTAAAAGCCTAGCCAATAACCGGGTGTCACTCCCTGTAATTACCGGGATTTACAGGTCTTCGGCGCGAATTTGTGCCACCTGATCTTTCGCTTTCGGTGCACTGCTTTCTTCAGTGCCCGTGGGTGTGCGACGTACATAGAGATTCAGGCCCTTGAGCACATTCAGTGCTTCAAACACCTGGTTGTCACGGCTGTACCAGTCGTCCTGCTTGGCCTTGGCCCGCTTGCGATCTTCCGAGCCGCTTTCGGCACCGCCGTTGCCGTTACCCAGGTGCCCGGCCAGATCCGCTTCGGTGGTGCGTGCGCGGCCGTCCAGGCGGGTAACCTGCACTCTTTCAACGGTGATATCGGGCTTGATGCCCTGCGCCTGAATGGAGCGCCCCTTGGGGGTGAAATAGAGGGCGGTGGTGAGTTTGATCGCGCGATCCTGGTTGATCGGGATAACGGTCTGCACCGAGCCCTTGCCGAAACTGTCGGTGCCCATGACCACCGCGCGGCGATGATCCTGCAGTGCGCCGGCGACAATTTCCGCGGCGGAGGCAGAGCCGTCGTTGATCAAAACCACCAGCGGTGCGCCGTTGGTGACATCGCCGGCACTGGCGGAGTAGCGCAAGTTGGACGAGTCATTGCGGCCCTCGGTGTAAACCACCAGCCCTTCCTCAAGGAACGCATCCACCACTTCCACCGAGGATTGCAGCACGCCGCCGGGGTTGTTGCGCAGGTCGACCACCAGCCCTTTCAGTTCGCCCTTTTTCTTCAGCTTTTTCATGGCGCGCATCAGGTCGCCGCCGGTGTCCATCTGGAACTGACTGATCCGCAGGTAGCCGTAACCGTCTTCGAGCATCTCGCCGCGCACACTGTATACGCGCACCTTGTCGCGCTTGACGGTGACATCGAAGGGCTCCTTGTGGCCCTTGCGGCCGATGGTCAGGGTGACCGAGGAGCCTACCGGGCCGCGCATTTTATCCACCGCCTCGTCCAGGCTTACCCCGCGCATGGATTTGCCCGACAGGCGCAGGATCACATCACCGGCGCGCAGTCCGGCGCGGGCGGCAGGTGTGTCGTCCATCGGGGTAATGATGGTGATGTAGTCGTCTTCGATACCCACCTCGATACCGAGGCCGGCGAATTCACCGGTGGTGTTGGCCTGCAGGTCGTCGAACGAGCGGCTGTCGAGGTAGGCGGAGTGCGGGTCCAGCCCCTGCAGCATGCCCTTGATGGCGTATTCCAGCAGGGTGCTGTCGTCGACTTCATTGACGTAGCCCTGACGGATCTGTTCGAACACTTTGGCAAAGCTGCGCAGGTCTTCCAGCGGCAGTCGGGATTCGGCTTCCTGGACCGCGCGTACGGCGCTGTTGTCCTGGTCGCCCTGGCTGAGTCCCATCAGCGGAAGAGCGGCGAGAGCGGCGGCGCCAATCAGGCGGGCCAGTGTTTTGGTGGTGAACATCATCTGCACGTCCTTGGCATTTATCGTTACTGTCCATGAAGAATTGTAGACCCGGCACTCCCGTGAGGTTTGAACTTGGCGGGGAAACGAACTGGCGTGTGTTGCGCAGGGATAAAAACGCAGCGGGGAGTGTGGTAGGGCAGCGTCGCCTGTTTTGCGGGCTTGGTTATGGACGTGGTGGCGGGCTTAGCCCCTGCACCACACCGTGGGGTCCTGCGGCTTGCCGCGGTGGCGGATTTCGAAATAGAGCCCGGCCTGGCTGAGACCGCCGGTATTGCCCACCTTGGCGATGGTATCGCCGCGCTCCACCCACTCGCCGATAGCGCGGGTGAGGGACTGGTTGTGGCCATACAGGCTCATGTAGCCATCGCCATGGTCGAGGATGATCAGCATGCCCTGGCCGCGCAGGTAGTCCGCGAAGACCACGCGCCCCCGGTGGATCGCCTTGACCGGTGTGCCCTCGTTGGCACGCAGGGTGACGCCGGTCCAGGTGATGCCATTGGCGCGGCGCTGGCCAAAGGCGTTGGCGCGACGGCCGCTGGTGGGCCACTGCATGCGCCCGCGCTGTTTGGCGAACGGGGTCTGGTCGCTAGGGTTGATCAGGCTGGCAATGGCGCGGCCCACTTCGTCTACCAGACGTTGCAGGCGGCCGCGGTCGCTGTGCAGCTGGTTGAGTTCACCGCTTTTGCTGGCGAGCTGCCGCGCGAGCTTGTCGAGGGTGCGCTGGCGATTTTGCTGTGCGCTCACCAGCGCGCGGCGCTTTTCTTCCAGCTGGCTGCGTTCGTGGGCCAGGGTGTCCTGTTCGCGCTGGATGCCGGCGCTGACGGTGGAGAGCTGGTCGAGGGTTGAGACGTAATCGCCGATGACGCGGCTGCGTTGTTTGAGGAAGTAGTCGTGATAGCGGAGCTGGCGGGCGATGTGCTGGGGGTCTTGCTGGTTGAGGAGCAGTTTGACCTGCTCCTGGCGACCGAGTCGGTAAGCGGCGGCGACTTCCTGCTCGACCCGCCGCTGCATACTTCGCCGGGATTCCTCCAGCTGCTGTTCTTCCTTCTTCAGCTCCTGCAGTTTTTCGCCGCGGCTCTGCATGTCGGCTTTGATCTTGTCGATCCGTTGCAGCAGTTCCGAAATGTCCTTCTCATTGGATTCCAGGTCCTTGAGCAACTGGTCGCGGTCACTTTTTACCTGGTTCAGTTCCTGCTGCAGGGCCTCGATGCGCTGCTTGATCTCCGCCAGCCGCGCCTGCTGTTCCTCGTCCGCCGCCTGCGCGAAGCAGGCGGGGACCAGAAGCAGAGACGACAGCAGGGCTGCAATAACGACGGCAGATATGTTCATGGAGATGGTTCTACCTCGCGGGACTGGCCCGGGTTAGTTCACTTTTACCAGCGGCTCACCGCTCATTTCCACCGGCTGTGGCAGGCCCATCAGCGCCAGCATGGTGGGCGCTACATCTGCCAGGCTGCCACCGTCGCGCATGGTGACCTCGCGCTCACCGATGTACACAAAGGGCACCGGCAGGGTCGAGTGCTGGGTGCTCACCTGGCCGGAGCCCGCATCGAACATCTCTTCCACGTTGCCGTGGTCGGCGGTGATCAGCACCTCGCCACCGGCCGCCAGCGCGGCTTTGGTCACGCGGTCCACGCACACATCCAGGGCTTCCACCGCTTTGACGGCGGCCTCGAACACACCGGTGTGGCCCACCATATCGCCGTTGGCGTAATTGCAGATGATGGCGTCGAACTTGCCGCTCTCAATGGCTTCCACCAGCTTGTCGGTCACTTCCGGCGCGCTCATTTCCGGCTGCAGGTCGTAGGTGGCCACATCCGGGGACTGGATCAGAACGCGTTCTTCGCCATTGTAGGGCGCTTCGCGGCCACCGCTAAAGAAGAAGGTCACATGGGCGTATTTTTCTGTCTCGGCGATACGCAGCTGGGTCTTGTTCTGCGACTGCAGATATTCGCCAAAGGTGTTCACCAGGCTTTCCGGCGGGAAGGCGCAGCTGGCGTCGATGTCGGCGGCGTATTCCGTGGTCATCACAAAATCCGCCAGCTTCGGGGTGGCCGCACGGGGGAAGCCGTCGAAGTCGGGGGCGGTGAAGGCACGAGTCAGCTGGCGCGCGCGGTCCGGGCGGAAGTTCATGAAAATCATTGCGTCGCCGTCGTTCACCGGCGCCGGAGCGCCGATACGGGTGGGGGCGACAAATTCGTCGTTCTCGTCCCGTGCGTAAGCAGCCTCGAGGCCGGCGAGGGCGGAATCCGCCGTGTGCTCGGCCACGCCCTGGGTGATCAGGTCGTACACCGGCTGCACGCGGTCCCAGCGGTTGTCGCGGTCCATGGCAAAGTAGCGGCCGCTGATGCTGGCAATGTGTGCGTTGCCCAAGGCGTCGCACACCTGGGTGAGGCGTGCCAGTGGGGTTTCCGCACTGCGCGGTGCGGTATCGCGGCCGTCGGTAAATGCGTGGATGTAAACCGCTCTGGCGCCGCGCTGGGCGGCGAGGGTCGCCATGGCAACGATGTGGTCATCGTGGCTGTGGACACCGCCTTCCGACAGCAGGCCCATGATGTGCACGGCGCCGTTGTTGGCAATCGCCTTGTCGACCGCCGCGGTATAGGCCGGGTTGGTGAAGAAGTCGCCGTCCTTGATCGCCTTGTTGATGCGGGTGAAGTTCTGGTACACCACGCGGCCGGCGCCGAGGGTCATGTGGCCCACTTCCGAGTTGCCCATCTGTCCTTCCGGCAAGCCCACCGCCATCCCCGAGGTGTGGATCAGGGTTTTCGGGCGGCTGGCCCAGATCTGGTCCCAAACCGGGCTCTTGGCCGCGGCAATGGCGTTGTGCTCCGCGTGCTCACTGTGGCCGAAGCCATCCAGAATCAGCAGTACCAGCGGGCGTTTGGGCGAAGTCTCGGATGCCATGGGATCGGAATTCCTGTATTGGGTTGCGTGGAATATCGTTCGGCGTCGGTGCCAGGGGACGGAACTCGCGGGGGAGTTTTACCGCAGGTGGCGGATTTTAACCTGTTTCCGGGCTCCGGGTCAGTAATGGAGCCTGTTTTGCAGGCGTGGCACCGCCGGCCCGCGGTGAAATTGCTGATTAAGAAATGGCCATCATCGTGTATACTGCGCCACCTTCAAACCGCCGGACCGCATGTGGTGCACAGGGGCTTTCCCGTTGCCGTACAATACCCGGCGCAAACGTGACCGACTGCCGCGTCAGTGGTCCCATTTAAAACAACAATTGTGAATTTCTGGGGGCGAAGTGGATTTTTTCGTCTTTATCAGCGAGCAGTGGCTGCTGGTGAGTCTGTTGGTAGCGCTGATTTACGTACTGGCGATTACCGAACGTATCAAGGCGGGCAAGCCCGCGTCCGCGAATGAGGCCACGCGCCTGATCAATGCTGAGGATGCCCGGGTGGTGGACCTGCGCGACCGCTCGGACTTCGTTGCCGGGCACATTGTCGATGCCATCCATATCCCGCACGGCGAGGTCGAGAAGCGCATTGGCGAACTGGCACCCTATAAAGAAAAGACGCTGATCCTGGCCGACAAGATGGGCCAGCACGCGGGACCGGTGGGCCGCCAGCTGAAGAAGGCGGGCTACAATGTGCGCCGCCTCGAGGGCGGTATGTCCGAGTGGTCGAATCAGAAGCTGCCGCTGGTCAAAGGCTGATTCGGCGCCCTGAAACCCTTCGTCAGAGAAGCCAAGAGGTTATTCGGTTGTGAAAGAAGTTGTTATCTACACCACCCGCTTCTGCCCCTTCTGCGTGCGCGCAAAGTACCTGCTGGACAACAAGAACGTCCCCTATACGGAGATTTCCGTGGACGGCGACCGCGCCCTGCGCGCGGAGATGACCGCCAAGGCAGGGCGCCATACGGTACCGCAGATCTGGATCGGCGATCACCATGTGGGTGGCTGCGATGAGCTGATGGCCATCGAGCGCAGCGGCCAGCTCGATCAACTGCTGGCGTGACGCCCGGCGCGGGCTCAAGAATTTTCCGTGACGTGCCTTGAAAGGGTATTTCGAGGCCCCCATAAGTAAGACCCATACAGGGAGTCTTTCTATCAGGGAAGGCAGTCAATAATCTATTTTTTACGACAGGCAGTGACATGGCTGAAGAACAAAACGGCGCAGCAGTAAACGGCGACGCACAACAAGTCCAATTCGCAATGCAGCGCATCTACCTGAAAGACCTCTCTTTCGAGACGCCGATGGGTGCCGAGGTTTTCAAAAAGCAGTGGAAACCAGAAGTTAATCAGGAACTGAACACCAAGACCGCCAAGATCGATGAAGATCTGTACGAAGTGGCGCTGACCCTGACCATCACAGTCAAGATCGAGAACGAGACGGCGTTCCTGGTCGAAGTTCAGCAGGCCGGCCTGTTCGGTATCAAAGGTCTGGAAGGCCAGCAGCTGGCTCAGGCGCTGAACACCGCCTGCCCGAACATCCTGTTCCCCTACGCCCGCGAAGTGGTGGACAACGTTGTGACCAAGGGTTCATTCCCGGCCCTGATGCTGCCGCCGATCAACTTCGACGCCCTGTTTGCCGCTGCCATGCAGCAGGCGCAACAGCAGGCCGAGCAAGGCGCAGAGAAGACCGACGCAGACGCATAAGGCGCGGTTGTTCCAGAAAAAGGCTCCTTCGGGAGCCTTTTTTGTACCCGGCAGCAGAGCCGCCAGTGAAAGGGAGCAAACATGCAGTGGGACTTCCCCCAACCGTATATCCACGTCGTTCGTGTCACCCCGGAACACGTTGACGGCCTGCACCACGCCAACAACGCCGAATACGTGCGCTGGTGCGAGCGCGCCGCCTGGCTGCACAGCAAGGAACTGGGGCTGGATGTCACCCATTACCAGTCACTGGATCGCGGAATGGCCATTCGCCAGGCCGAGTACGACTATATACTGGCCGCCAGAGAGGGCGATGAACTGCGCATCGGTACCTGGCTGACCATGGTCGACGGCCGCCTCAATATGACCCGCAAGTTCCAGGTGTACCGCGCCAGTGACGAGGCCCTCGTGCTTCGCGCCAGCTGGCAGATGGTGTGCATTGAGCTCTCCAGCGGCAAGCCCAAACGCATGCCGCAAACCTTCAAGGATATCTACAGCCCTGCGGTGGTCTCTGTCGCGGGTGACTGACGGCCACTGCGCCTCTTCGACCCTGAACCGCTATCCCATGGGAGTGCCCGCATGAGCGACGTGATCACCCTGACCAAAAACACCGGCGCCCTCAAAGGCAAAACCATCTTCATTACCGGCGCCAGCCGCGGTATCGGGCGTGCCATAGCGCTCAAATGTGCCGCGGATGGGGCCAACATTGCCATTGCCGCGAAATCCGCCGAGCCGCACCCCAAGCTGCCCGGGACCATCTTCACCGTGGCCGAGGAAATCGAAGCCGCCGGCGGGGTCGCCCTGCCCATGCAGGTGGATGTGCGCAACGAGGAGCAGGTGGCGGAGGCGATCAAGAAAACCGCCGACACCTTTGGCGGCATCGATGGCGTGATCAACAATGCCGGCGCTATCAACCTCACCAGCATCGAGGCGACGCCCCCCAAGCGCTACGACCTGATGATGGATGTGAATGCCCGCGCGGTGTACCTGACCGCGCACCTGGCGATCCCCTACCTCAAGCAGTCCTCCTGCGGGCACATCCTCAGCCTGTCGCCGCCGCTCAACCTGGAGCCGCGCTGGCTCGGCCCCTTCGCCCCCTATGCGCTGTCCAAGTTCGGCATGACGATTCTGAGCATGGGGCTGGCGGCGGAGCTGCAGAAGAGCAAGATCAGCGTGGCGACCCTGTGGCCCCGTACCCTGGTGGCCACCGCGGCCATTGAGTTTGCGGTGGGCAGCCGGGAAATGTTCGAGCAGAGCCGCAAGCCCATCGTGATGGCGGATGCCGCCTACGAGGTGCTGATCACCGACAATCAGGGTCTGAACGGTGCCCAGTTGATCGACGAGACCCTGCTACACGAACGCGGGGTGGAAGATTTCACGCAATATGCGCACAATCCCGCCAAGGCCGGTGAACTGGCAGTGGATCTGTTTCTCGATCCCTGACGTACCCAGGCCAGATACCGTGGTAATTGGGGGGATGTTGTGGACAAGAGTGACCTGGAAGACTTTCGCGGTGCGATGGGAGCGCTTGGGGATGTACAGCCACTGTCCCCCCGGCAGCGCGAGAGCGCCTTGCGCAAAAACACCAAAGACCCGCTCAACCAGCGCGCGCGGCGCGAATCTGCAACCGCCCAGACCTATCGGGAACTCAATCCCCTGGGGGGCGAATTTGTCGAGCCGGTCGAGCCGTTCGATCCCATTGAATTCAAGCGCGACGGCGTGCAGAACGGCGTGTACCGCAATCTTCGGCTGGGCAAATATACCGTGGACGCGCGCCTGGACCTGCACAACCACACCGTGGAAATGGCCCGCAGTTCGCTGTATCAGTTTGTGCGGGATTGTGTGGAGGCGGATGTGCGCTGTGCGTTGATCACCCACGGTAAGGGCGAGGGGCGCAAGACCCCGGCGATGCTGAAAAGCTGCGTGAATGCCTGGCTGCCACAGTTGCAAGAAGTGCTCGCGTTTCACAGTGCGCAGAAGCAGCACGGCGGTCTCGGCGCGACGTATATCCTGCTGCGCAAAAGTGAGCGCAAGCGCCAGCAGAACCTGGAGCAGCACCAGCGCCGCTCGCGCCCCTGAAGTGACGCCCTTTCCAATCAATACATGTTCAGGCAGCCCCAGAGGCTGCCTTTTTTGTGCGCCGGCGTCGGTCTACTGGGGGTGCCTTTCACCGGCCTGTTTGAACTCCAGACGGGTGCCGTTGCTCCCCTCCAGTATCAGTCTGTCGCCGTGGATGCGGGCGTGCGTCGCTCGCGGCAGGGCCAGTAAAAAATCCTTTTCCAGCTCGCTGCTGTCACGGCGGCCAGCCATGCGCGCGGTTTTCGGTGG
This genomic interval from Microbulbifer sp. Q7 contains the following:
- the smrA gene encoding DNA endonuclease SmrA; this encodes MDKSDLEDFRGAMGALGDVQPLSPRQRESALRKNTKDPLNQRARRESATAQTYRELNPLGGEFVEPVEPFDPIEFKRDGVQNGVYRNLRLGKYTVDARLDLHNHTVEMARSSLYQFVRDCVEADVRCALITHGKGEGRKTPAMLKSCVNAWLPQLQEVLAFHSAQKQHGGLGATYILLRKSERKRQQNLEQHQRRSRP